In Chloroflexota bacterium, the DNA window TGGCGAAATTGCCCGCGGTCGATACGTACCTCGGCCCCGAGATGAAGTCCACGGGCGAGGTCATGGGGATCGATCTCACATACCAGGGGGCGATGGTGAAGGCGCTCACCTCCGCCGGATTGATGCTGCCCCCAAAGGGCGCACTCCTGATCTCGGTGGCGGATCGCGACAAGGCAGAGGCAATCCCCATCATTCGCTCGTTTGCCCGCAGTGGCCATCCGCTCTATGCGACGGAAGGCACCGCGGGAGTCATCAGCGCCCTCGGCTTGCCGGTCGTCATGACCACCAAGAAGCTGGATGAGGGCCATCCGAACGTCCTCGACGTGATCATGGACGGGTCGGTGACGGGCGTGATCAACACGTTGGAAGGCGTCTCAGCGCGGCGCGATCAGCTCCGAGACGGATTTGAGATTCGGCGCGCCGCTACCGAGCGCCGGATTCCCTGCTATACATCCTTGGACACCGCGCGCGTCGTGGCGATGTGCATCGAGTCCGGCGCGTCGCCGAACGAGGTGTTGCCCGTCGAGGCGTACTGGTCCTTTGACCCCCAGAGTCGGCTCGGTCCGGCACGGGCCAACCACCGCGCGTCCGAGCCGATCGACGGGAGGGTGCGACCGGGCACGCACGTGTCGGACCGAGCATGAGACAGTTTGCCGCGACGGTCGTAGCGAACGAGCTGATCATGCCCGCCACCCACGTCGTCGCGCTCGATGTTGGCCGGATCGCTCAGAGCGCCGCGCCGGGCCAGTTTCTCCACATTCGGTGCTCGGATAATGAGGCGCCACTCCTCCGCCGTCCGATGAGCGTCTTTCGCGCGCGCGGGAAGACGTTGGAGCTGATGGTTCGCGACGTCGGCGCCGGGTCCCATCGGCTCGTCTCGAAACGACCGGGGGAGGTCCTCGACTGCATTGGCCCCCTCGGCCACGCCTTTCGGATCGACCCGAAAGCGCGCAACCTTCTCCTCATCGGAGGCGGGTATGGCGTCGCGCCTCTCGTCGGATTGGCGGAGCGGGCGATCGAACGCGGCGCGAGCGTCACGCTCGCCGTGGGCGCGGCGACCCATGACCTCGTCTTCCCGTCAACGCTGCTTCCCGAGGAGGTCGAGTATCTGGTAGCCACCGACGACGGGTCGGCCGGCGTCCAGGGATTCGTCACCGAGCTCGTCCCCGACCGCCTCGCCTGGGCGGACGCGGTCTACTCCTGCGGCCCAATTCCGATGATGGCGTCTCTTGCCCGGATCGTAGGGGAGCGGGCTCCGAACATCCCGTGCTGGGTCGCGATGGAGGAGCGGATGGGGTGCGCCATGGGCGTGTGCCTTGGCTGCGTCATCGAAACACGCAAGGGCCCCATGCGGGTGTGCACCGACGGTCCGGTCTTTCGTGCGCGGGACGTCGTCTGGCGAACGGACTGAGAGGTGATCGAGGCGTGATGGGCGGCGCGGCGCGAGGAGGCACCGTGGGTTCGACGGACGCACCGGCCGACGTGGACGTCCAGGTGGAATTCGGCGTCAACGCGAAGCTCCCGCTTCGGTTGCGCAATCCGGTGATGGTGGCCTCCGGTACCTTTGGCTACGGAATCGAGTACGCGCGGCTGATCGATATCCAGCGCCTCGGCGCGATTGTTTCGAAAGGGATCACCGCGAGGCCACGGCGCGGGAATCGCGGTCCCCGAATCGTGGAAACGCCAGCCGGCATGCTGAACGCCATCGGCCTCCAAAACGTCGGCGTGCACAAGGTGATCAGCGACAAGGCGCCCATTTGGGCGCAGTGGGATGTGCCCGTCATCGTGAACATCGCGGGAGATACGGTGGAAGAGTTTGCGTACATGGCGGACCTCCTCGACGGCGTGCCGGGCGTGGCAGGGCTCGAGCTGAACATTTCGTGTCCCAATGTTTGGGCGGGAGGCCGCGTCGTCGGCGAGGATGCCGCGACAAGCGCACAAATCACATCCGCCGTGCGCCAGCGCACCGGTTTACCCGTTCTCGTCAAGCTTTCCCCCCAGGTGGCGGATATCTGCGAAGTGGCGCGGGCGGTTGAGGACGCGGGGGCGGATGCCATATCCCTCATCAACACGTTCGTTGGCATGCGGATCGACATCGAAACTGCGCGTCCGGTGCTGGCAAACGTCACGGGCGGCCTCTCCGGCCCCGCGATTCGGCCCATGGCGGTCTGGATCGTGTACTTGGTCAGTCAGGCCGTTCGCATCCCTATCGTTGGGCTGGGCGGTATCGCGTGCACCGGCGACGCGTTGGAGTTCTTGATGGCGGGTGCGACGGCGATCCAGGTCGGGACGATGACATTTACCGAGCCGTCGACGTCGCTTCGGATCGTCGACGAGCTGCCCGGTGCGATCGCCGCGCGCGGGCTGCGGTCGGTTTGCGACCTGACTGGGCTCGCGCTCCGGCAGCCGGCATAGGGGGCCGGCGCCCATGAGGGATGTGTGGCGCGCGTGGACTGGGCGCTCGACGGGGCGAATGAGCATCGCGGCCATCTCCCTCGTCTGCGCCCTCGCGATTTACGGCATCGACGCGGCCACGTCGGCCGTTGGCGGGTCTGGCAGCGCTGGCACGGTGCGCGCAGCGCTTCCTGGCCACATCCTGTTCGGCCACTCGGGCGACATCTGGGAGGCCGAGGAGGGATCGACAGCGCCGATCACGCAGGGAGGACGATACTGGGGTCAGCCCGACGGGTCGCCAGACGGGACCAGGCTTGCGATAGTCGGCTGGAACCAGAATTCCAGCGACATCTACGTTCTCAACGTGGACGGCTCGGACCTGCACCAGATCACGCGCGGCCAATCGGCCCGGGTGCAGGCGAATGAGTGGGCCTTCTACCCGCGATGGTCACCTGACGGGCAATTGCTCGCCTACCTCTCCGATCGGTCGAGTCAGTACGCGATGCTCTGGGTCATGCGGCCCGACGGGACTGGCGCGCGCCAGGTCACGCGGCCCAGGGCTGGGCTGGACGCATTCGATACGTACACGTGGTCGCCGGACGGGTCGGAGATTGCGATCACGGGGTTTAGCGGAACGTCGAGCCAGATCTACACGATCAACGTATCTCGCGCGGACGTGCCCGTGGCGATCACTAACGAAGCGGGCGGTGCGTTCGATCCCACGTGGTCGCCGGACGGGCGGCACATCGCGTACATGGCGCGGGACGGAAAGCGCGACGCCCTTCGGGTGATCGACGCGACCGGGGAGGAGGAGCCTGCAACGCTCGCAATCATGGACGTGGCGCGCAGCCCCAGATGGTCGCCCAACGGCGGGTCCCTGGCGTACCTCTCGCTGGCGGGTGCGGAGTTCGAGCTATTCGTGATGGACGTGTCGCAAGACGCCGATGGAAAGCTCGTCGCGGGGCGCTCGACCCAGATGACCGGCCGATTCGGGGTTGATGCCACCTCTGGCCTCTCGTGGATCCCGTGAGCCGACGAGGCGGGCCGGATGCATGACCTCGGAGGCTCCGTTCTGCCGCGGCGCCTCCTCGCCATCGCGACGGCGCTCGTCGCGGTGTACGTCGTTATCCTCACCGGCCAGCGCGCCATCGACGCCTATCACGCGAACCAGGAAGTCGAGGCAACACGGCGCGAAGTCGCCGAGCTCCGGGCGAAGAACCTCGAGCTGCAGGCGGAGCTGTCGAGCAATCAAATGGACGTCGACATCGAGCGGACAGCGCGGGACGAGGGCCTGGTGAAACCCGGTGATCACCCGGTCATTCTGGTGTGGCCTGGCGGAGCGCGATCGCAGCCAACCGCGACAGCGACACCGACCCCGGTGGAATTGCCGAATTGGCGGGAGTGGTTGAGTCTGTTTGTGGACGCGGACGCGAATAGA includes these proteins:
- a CDS encoding dihydroorotate dehydrogenase electron transfer subunit, whose protein sequence is MRQFAATVVANELIMPATHVVALDVGRIAQSAAPGQFLHIRCSDNEAPLLRRPMSVFRARGKTLELMVRDVGAGSHRLVSKRPGEVLDCIGPLGHAFRIDPKARNLLLIGGGYGVAPLVGLAERAIERGASVTLAVGAATHDLVFPSTLLPEEVEYLVATDDGSAGVQGFVTELVPDRLAWADAVYSCGPIPMMASLARIVGERAPNIPCWVAMEERMGCAMGVCLGCVIETRKGPMRVCTDGPVFRARDVVWRTD
- a CDS encoding dihydroorotate dehydrogenase; the encoded protein is MGSTDAPADVDVQVEFGVNAKLPLRLRNPVMVASGTFGYGIEYARLIDIQRLGAIVSKGITARPRRGNRGPRIVETPAGMLNAIGLQNVGVHKVISDKAPIWAQWDVPVIVNIAGDTVEEFAYMADLLDGVPGVAGLELNISCPNVWAGGRVVGEDAATSAQITSAVRQRTGLPVLVKLSPQVADICEVARAVEDAGADAISLINTFVGMRIDIETARPVLANVTGGLSGPAIRPMAVWIVYLVSQAVRIPIVGLGGIACTGDALEFLMAGATAIQVGTMTFTEPSTSLRIVDELPGAIAARGLRSVCDLTGLALRQPA
- a CDS encoding septum formation initiator family protein codes for the protein MHDLGGSVLPRRLLAIATALVAVYVVILTGQRAIDAYHANQEVEATRREVAELRAKNLELQAELSSNQMDVDIERTARDEGLVKPGDHPVILVWPGGARSQPTATATPTPVELPNWREWLSLFVDADANR